The bacterium genomic interval TCCACAGCGTCCCCCAGACCGTATACTGTCGCTCCCGGCTTGATCCACGCCGCCGAAAGGATCGGGGCCGCGGCGTCGGTCGCGGTGACAAGAAAGTCGGCCCGCGCCGCAACGTCGCGCGCAGACTCTACAGCGGACACGCGCGGGAACCGATCGGCCAGTTCCCGCGCGAGCCGGTCCCGCGACGCCGGCCGCCGGGACGTGATCACGATCTCGCCGGCCCGGCGGGACTCGATAAACGCACCGAGCACCGCCCGGGCGAGCCGGCCCGCCCCGACCACGCCCACCACCGGCGCCGCGGCCGGGACCGTGTGCTCCGCGACGACGAGGGCGAGGGCCGCGATCCGGACGAGATACGTCAGGTGCTCGTCGATCGTGGCGAGGAGGTCCCGGCGCGCCAGACCGGCGAGATGCAGGTATCGCACGGGATCGCCGCCGCCGACCGCGCCGAGAAAACGGAACGCCGCGAGATCGAGTTCCGGAACGAGGCAGCACTTCGACACGGCGGAAACGCGGAGGCCGTTTCCCTCAGGCGCATACCGCAGCGCCGCGCGCCGGGCCTCCGGGATCAGGACACGGCCGGCGGCTTCCCACCGCACGGCGTCGCGGACAATCTCCACCGCGTCCGCGAGCGCCAGCAGCCGCGCCGCCTCTTCCGCGGCGATGAAGACGCCGGGAGTCTCGCCCGCCCGCGCCAGCCCGGCTTTGACCTCTTCCACCCACGCGGCCGTCACATGTGGACAGTTCGCGGCGCCGTTCGCGGCCTCATGCCTCACCCGCCCGAGCGCGCGCCGGCGCCGCACAGGAGGCCGCGCCACCTCCTTGAATTCCCCCCGCGGACGCGGGCACCACGTCATGTTGGGGAGGTCTTCCGTGCACGGCGACTCGATGACGGACGCAACCTCGGGCACCGCGAGCCACGTCCTCCACCGCAGCGGCGCACCGCACCTCAACGCCGTGCGCGGCGAAGGCCTCTACATCTACGACGCGCAGGGCCGCCGGTATCTCGACGGATCGTCCGGGCCGCTCGCGGTCAACCTCGGCCACGGCGTTCCCGAGATTCTCGCGGCGATGGAACGGCAGCTTCGACAGATCACCTTCGCGCACGGTTCGGAGTTCACGACCGAGGCGCAGGAGCGCGCGGCGGATCTCGTCGTCGAATTCACCCCGCCGGGACTCTCGCGGGTGTTCTTCGTCTCCGGCGGAAGCGAGGCGACGGAGACCGCGGTCAAAATGGTCCGGCAGTACTGGGTCGACGCGGGGCGGCCGTCCAAGTACAAGATTATCAGCAAGCGCGCGAGCTATCACGGCGCGACCCTGGGCGCGCTGTCGCTGTCGGGCTTCGCCGCCCGCCGGGGCCCCTACGAGCCGCTGCTGGTGCCGTTCCCGCAGATCCCGGAGGTGCACTGCCGCCGCTGCCCGTACGGCCTCGCGTACGGCCGGTGCGCGATCGAGTGCGCGACCGAACTCGAGCGCGCGATCCTGCGCGAGGGGGCCGACACCGTCGCCGCGTTCATCGCGGAGCCGCTGTCGGGTGCGGCCAACGCGGCCGTGGTTCCGCCGCCGGAATACTTCCCCCTCGTCCGCGAGATCTGCGACCGCCACGGCGTGCTCTTCATCGCCGACGAGGTGATGACGGGCTTCGGCCGGACCGGCGCCAACTTCGCGATCGACCACTGGGGCGTCGTGCCGGATCTCATCGTGTGCGCGAAGGGACTCGGCGCCGGTTACATGCCGGTCGGCGCCGTGGTCGCGCGCGACCGGGTGGGCGATCAGATCCTGCGCGTCTCGGGCCGATTCATCCACGGCCACACGTACGCCGGCAATCCGCTGGCCTGCGCCGCCGCCGCCGCCGTGCTCGAGTACACGCGGCTGCACAACCTCGTGGCCGAAGCAAAGCGCAAGGGACCGGTGCTCGAGCGCGAGCTCGAGCCGCTGCGGCGCCATCCGCGGGTCGCCGAGGTGCGAGGGCTCGGGCTCATGTGGGGCGTCGAATTCTCGGCGCCGGCGGACGGCCTGACGGCGGACTCGCCGGCCGGTGCCGCCGTGGTTGAAGCGGCGATGCGCAACGGGCTGCTCGTCTACCCGGCCGGCGGATCGCTGCCGGGCACGGTCATGAACCAGATCCTCGTCGGGCCGCCCCTGACGATCACCGACGCGGAGATCGCGGAGCTAGGCCGCCTGCTCAGACGGAGCGTCGACGAGGCGTTTTCCTAGGGGCGCGCGGCCGGCGCGTCGTCTTGGAACGGGCGCGCAACCGCGCCGGCCATCTCGCCCGCCTCTATCATCCTCAGGTGGCGCGCGACCCAGATCGCCCCGGCGTAGGGAGCGCGCGCGTCCGCCACGACCTCGCCGAACGTCGAGCGCACGACTCCGATCGTGTCGCCCGGCGAGACCGGCTCGCCGATCGAGCGGCGCATTTCGACGTACCCGCCACGCCCGACCGGCACCTCGCTCGTCTCCCAAAACGGCCCCGGCACCTCCGGCGCGGGCCGGTCGCGCAGCATCCCGAGCCACCGCATCAGGTTGAGGGCTCCCTCGCGGTCCGCGGCGACATCCGCGTCGAGGCATCCTCCGGCGCCGGTCATCTCGTTGCCGACCGTGGTGATCCCGCGCCGGGCCGTTTCGGCGTTCAACGTCCCCACGTGGTCGCGGCCGGCCCACAAGTTCTTGACGCCGAACGCCCGCACCGCGGCGCGCGATCGATCCGCATCACCGAGGCCGCGCCGGTACGCGACCGCCGGGAGGAACCGGTAGCGCACTCCCCCGCTGTGCAGATCTAAGAACAAGGCCGGCTTCAGGCGGAGAATAAAGGCCAGGAGGGCGGCGGCAAGGCGACGCGTCGGCGAGCCGCCGGGGTCGCCCGGAAACGCGCGGGCGAGGTTCACGCCGTCGATCTGCGCGGGCGTCGTGCGCGAGGCCGCGGCGTATGCCCAGGGATTGCAGACCGGCATCGCCACGAACACGCCGGAGAGCGATGGCGGCGGCAGCGTCTCGCAGACTTCCCAGAGCGCCCGCGGGCCTTCGTACTCGTCGCCGTGCACGCCGGCCGCCGCGATGAAGACCGGTCCCGGCCGCTCCCCGGCGACGGCGAGGACCGGCAGGTCGGCGGGCGGATTGCCGTCGACGAACGCGGTGACGCGGTACCGGCCGGGATGCCGGCTGAGCTCGAAATCGGCAAGCGGGACGCGGTCGTTGGACATGGGACGGCACTTCTTGTCCGGAGAGACGGACTCCCGGAGGGTATCATCGAAGGACAGGGAGCCGAACCGCCGTGAAGGAGGACGACGTCGTGGAGGATCGGACGGAAAAGACGGTTGAAGGCTGCGTGCGATAGCCGCGGAACGCACCGCCCATAGCGGCTCCGCCCGCCTCGCCTCTGAGCGCGCGGGCGAGTCCGCGGGCCCGCGCTGGTTCGGCCGGCCGTGGCCGGTCGTCCTCATCGCGGTCGAAAAAGGCATTAGCACGCTTGCCATCTGGGCCGGCGCCTGGTTTGCGTTCGTGCTGCGGGGACACCCAGGCGAGAATCCCGTGGAGGTGATGTTTCGCGGGCGGATGACCTACGGTGAGCACCACGGACCGCGCGGCACGTTCGTCCGCTGGCTCGCCGCCCACGTGCCGTACCTGTCGTCCAACCAAGCCGCCGGCCTTGGGGTCGCCCTCATATTCTGGGGAGGCCTCTTCGCCGCGGAAACCATCGGCGTCTGGATCGAGGCGGCCTGGGGCGAGCTGCTCGTGATCGCCGAGACCGCGGCGTTCCTGCCGTTTTCAATTTGGAACGCCGTCCATCACCCGCGGCCGCTCCAGTTCGTCGCCATTCCGGTCAATCTTCTGATCCTGGGCTATCTCGTGCGGAAGTACACGGACCGCCGTGAAGCGTCCCGGTAAGGTGACGCCGACTTCGCGCGCGAAAAGAGGGTCGCGGCCACGTGATCGGGACGAATCCGTGCGTCGGGCGGGACGGGAGACGGGCACTCGTTGATGTTCAGTTCGTCTGTCCGCATCGGCCCGCCCGGCGCTCGCCGGGCGGGCCGTCAAGTTAGCCGCGGGTCTTCGCGGCCGCGTTCACTGCAACGTCGTACTCACGATGGCCGGCACCGACAGCGCGGCGCCCGTCTGATCAACCACAACCGCGATGATCTTGACGCTTGGGCCGCCGACCGGCGGCTTCTGCGTGAACGTGGCCGACCAGTTGCCGGCGGGATCGGCCTTCACGGTTTGCGTGCCGAGCGAGCCGTGCCAGTTGAAACCGATGACGTCCTTGCTGTAGTCGGCGGTGACCCTGACCAGCGATCCCGCCGGCGCGACTCCAGTCACCGTAAGCGGCATCGAGACGCTCTTGCCGGGCGCCGGGCTGGTAATCACCGGAGCGGGCCCGTAGGCCGGGGGCGAACCCGCGGGCGCGGCGGCGATTGAGACCGGCGCCGGTGCGGCCGCCGTGAGCAGCTGGCCGTTCGGCGCCGTGATACTAACGGTGACGTTCGCATTGACCGCTGCGTCCCCCGGCTGGACGGCATAGTTCCCGACGTACAGCCCGGGTTGATTCGACGTCTCGATCATGGGAAGACCGCTCCGCAATCCGGTGATCGAGAAGGTCGCCGTCCCGTGCGGCGGCCCCGTCGCGGTGACCGTCATGACATCTCCGGCGGCGAGCCGCCGGCCGGCCGGCGTCACCGAGACGGCCGGCGCCCCGGACGCCGTCGGCACAGTCCCCGGCGCGGAGGCCTGCCGCAGAAGAACTCGGGAGACCTGGCCCGTCGCGGGATTCACGCGAAGGGTGACCGCGGTGCCGGGCTGCAGCGCCGCGAGCGGGACTGGCTGGCCGCCCTGCGTGACCTGCGCGCCCGGGCCAAGCAGGAACGTCTGTCCGTCCTGCAGCGCGATCTGATTGTTGCCGGCCGCGGCGACGACCCCCGTCACCTCCGCAAACGAGACCTGAATGCTTTGCGCCGTGCCGCTCGGGTCCGCCAAGACCGTAACCGCATCGCCGGGTTCGATCGAGGTCAGCGGCGCGGGGCCGCCGTAACCGGTGGTCGTATTCGTGCGTGTAATCACCGTACCCGAGACGATCCGGTATGCGACCTCGGTCCCGGTCGCAGTCTGTACGCTCAGCTGCCCCGGATACGACGACGCGTTCACCTGCGTTACGATGCCGGCGACGGGCTGGCCGGCGCCCGGCGTGGCTGCCGGCGGCGGCGCCTGCACCGGCGCGTAGTTGAGCGCCTGAATGCTCTGCGCCGTTCCGGAGGGGTCGGCCGTGACGGCCACCCCGTCGCCCGCCCGCAGGTCGCTGAGCGGAATCGGCGCGTTCGAACCGGTCCCGGTGACGCGGGTAATGGTCGTCC includes:
- a CDS encoding NAD(P)-binding domain-containing protein; the protein is MPEVASVIESPCTEDLPNMTWCPRPRGEFKEVARPPVRRRRALGRVRHEAANGAANCPHVTAAWVEEVKAGLARAGETPGVFIAAEEAARLLALADAVEIVRDAVRWEAAGRVLIPEARRAALRYAPEGNGLRVSAVSKCCLVPELDLAAFRFLGAVGGGDPVRYLHLAGLARRDLLATIDEHLTYLVRIAALALVVAEHTVPAAAPVVGVVGAGRLARAVLGAFIESRRAGEIVITSRRPASRDRLARELADRFPRVSAVESARDVAARADFLVTATDAAAPILSAAWIKPGATVYGLGDAVELGGDLLVRRERGTVRLVVSSWPECAQRADFRRLIAEGRIGKSDVDADLADVIAGRAPARVDRRGIVCVRAPGSVALDALLGAWICARRAAAV
- a CDS encoding DUF2127 domain-containing protein, encoding MAVEKGISTLAIWAGAWFAFVLRGHPGENPVEVMFRGRMTYGEHHGPRGTFVRWLAAHVPYLSSNQAAGLGVALIFWGGLFAAETIGVWIEAAWGELLVIAETAAFLPFSIWNAVHHPRPLQFVAIPVNLLILGYLVRKYTDRREASR
- a CDS encoding aminotransferase class III-fold pyridoxal phosphate-dependent enzyme, whose protein sequence is MTDATSGTASHVLHRSGAPHLNAVRGEGLYIYDAQGRRYLDGSSGPLAVNLGHGVPEILAAMERQLRQITFAHGSEFTTEAQERAADLVVEFTPPGLSRVFFVSGGSEATETAVKMVRQYWVDAGRPSKYKIISKRASYHGATLGALSLSGFAARRGPYEPLLVPFPQIPEVHCRRCPYGLAYGRCAIECATELERAILREGADTVAAFIAEPLSGAANAAVVPPPEYFPLVREICDRHGVLFIADEVMTGFGRTGANFAIDHWGVVPDLIVCAKGLGAGYMPVGAVVARDRVGDQILRVSGRFIHGHTYAGNPLACAAAAAVLEYTRLHNLVAEAKRKGPVLERELEPLRRHPRVAEVRGLGLMWGVEFSAPADGLTADSPAGAAVVEAAMRNGLLVYPAGGSLPGTVMNQILVGPPLTITDAEIAELGRLLRRSVDEAFS
- a CDS encoding copper amine oxidase N-terminal domain-containing protein, translated to MRVDARMQMLAAAVAAAVTVGLTSAAAAQTAAPYIKVVVDGSPIYLDSPPMLLNGRVLVPLRGVFERLGATVVWDPRAQAVLAQRGATSIALTIGSSQAAVNGQAQPIDTPALLVAGHTMVPLRFISQALGAAVGWDAATYTVQIDSQTAGAPPSGAPPMTAPPAGAAPAGVPPSAPQPAAQTIAGTITQLNAAAYPAQITVQVPNGTVYTFRIVSGTTITRVTGTGSNAPIPLSDLRAGDGVAVTADPSGTAQSIQALNYAPVQAPPPAATPGAGQPVAGIVTQVNASSYPGQLSVQTATGTEVAYRIVSGTVITRTNTTTGYGGPAPLTSIEPGDAVTVLADPSGTAQSIQVSFAEVTGVVAAAGNNQIALQDGQTFLLGPGAQVTQGGQPVPLAALQPGTAVTLRVNPATGQVSRVLLRQASAPGTVPTASGAPAVSVTPAGRRLAAGDVMTVTATGPPHGTATFSITGLRSGLPMIETSNQPGLYVGNYAVQPGDAAVNANVTVSITAPNGQLLTAAAPAPVSIAAAPAGSPPAYGPAPVITSPAPGKSVSMPLTVTGVAPAGSLVRVTADYSKDVIGFNWHGSLGTQTVKADPAGNWSATFTQKPPVGGPSVKIIAVVVDQTGAALSVPAIVSTTLQ
- a CDS encoding succinylglutamate desuccinylase/aspartoacylase family protein — its product is MSNDRVPLADFELSRHPGRYRVTAFVDGNPPADLPVLAVAGERPGPVFIAAAGVHGDEYEGPRALWEVCETLPPPSLSGVFVAMPVCNPWAYAAASRTTPAQIDGVNLARAFPGDPGGSPTRRLAAALLAFILRLKPALFLDLHSGGVRYRFLPAVAYRRGLGDADRSRAAVRAFGVKNLWAGRDHVGTLNAETARRGITTVGNEMTGAGGCLDADVAADREGALNLMRWLGMLRDRPAPEVPGPFWETSEVPVGRGGYVEMRRSIGEPVSPGDTIGVVRSTFGEVVADARAPYAGAIWVARHLRMIEAGEMAGAVARPFQDDAPAARP